From the genome of Ovis aries strain OAR_USU_Benz2616 breed Rambouillet chromosome 5, ARS-UI_Ramb_v3.0, whole genome shotgun sequence:
TAAGCCCGCTAAGGCGCGCTAATCGCGGTAAGGCGCAGGCGCAAAACAGCCTAGTGGGTTTAAGGAGGTGGGTGGGGCTGAACCAAATACGCATGCGAATAAGAATTCGCTGGCGGGAGTGGGCCGGCTCGTACAACTACGCATGCGTCCGAGCTCTGTGTGACGCAAGAGGGCGGTGCGGGCACCTGGCTGCGCGTGCGCAGAGCTTGTTCAATGGGCCTTATTTAGGTTGCGCAGGCGCCCACTAGCCATTTCGTCTCAGCCGCGCCGAAGTTGTGTTTGCAGGTGAGTGTTTGTTGTTCGGTGTTTCCCACCCAGCGTCCCCCGAGGCTGTCAGTTTTGCGAGGATTGCTTGCCCCTAGGTCTGTGTAGAGCGTGAGGGTCTTTGGCAGGGTGAGGGCTGCCGTTAGGAGCCAGGAATGGTTCGCCGAGTTGCGGCAGGGCCGCTGAGGCCTGCAGGCCGCGCCGACTCTATTGTGTGAGATGTCGGAGGAGGCGGAGCGGAAGCGACCGCCGCCATTTCCTAGCCTCCACGCTGGCGCTAGGCCGGGTTCCCCCGCGGCTGGAGGCCACGGTACCTGGGGCGCAGAGCGGCTTCGGGCGTCCGGCTGCTGGCAAGTGGGACACCCGTTGCTACATTCGCTGGGGTCGGAACGTCCTCACGGGCTCGACCCATCCTGAGGCTCCGCGGGCAGGCGGGCCGCCACGAGAGCCGAGGGCTGTTTCATTTTAACGTTTTTCCAGGTCTGACTGCGGTCCCCCGTCTTGCAGTCTGATTCGACGCCAGCACCCACTAGGAGACCATGATGTTGGGCACCGAAGGCGGTGAGGGGTTCGTGGTGAAGGTCCGGGGCTTGCCTTGGTCTTGCTCTGCAGACGAAGTGCAGCGGTTTTTTTCTGGTGAGTCTGAAACGGAGGCTGGAGTTAAGCACCTGGGGCCGCAGGGCGGGCGAGCGAGGAGGCGACTGCAACGGCGGGGCCGAGCCCGTGGCGCCCCCTAGTGGGGCGCGGGCGGCAGCTGTTCCCGCTGTCGAGCGCGCCCAGCCGGCTGCGGTTACGCAATGGAAATTGCGAAAGCCCCACCCGCCAGGCGCTCTTGGGGGGGAATGCGGCCTCTGGTGgaatttttgtttatctttctaaGTATTTTTCTGTGGATGTCTTTTCTTACAAAGGATAAATGGGAATAGACCGGATTTTCCCCGCAATCTTGAAAAAATTTGCCGAGTAGCTCAGCAAATAACCTTACAAATTTAAACTGCTAAAACACTTTTCAAATTTGGGTATTGATTTGAAAAGGGGCATTCTGTTTcggaaaaagaaaatatcaattcttAGTTTAAGACAGTTTTCCTAGTCGGGGTTTGGTAATTGAAGAGTTCGTGGTCCGGCTTGCTTTGCAGTCGAGGGCACTGAAACTCGGGAAAGTTTGCTTGCCTATGTAGCTTTTTTCCAGTATGTAGGTTTCCTTGAATGTCTGCCAAATGCCCGTGTTCTCAGTGTAAGACTAGACTGAAAGATAATATTTGGAAGAAATTTACAGGTTGGAAGGATATTTGTAGTATTGACTTACTATCTGAATTCAGTGTATGTAACGGAAAACGACCTGTAAAACAAGAAGCAAGTACATTGGAAGCCACCTTGCAGTGAGCAAGACTGGGTTTGGCttcagctgtgcctttggagcATTTTAGCTTGGTAACATTGATCCCCTTTCAGGTGAGTATTGGCCCTGCAGTTCGGATTTGAGCAAGAAACTGATGTTGCTTCTAGTAAGGTAAAACTGTCAAATACCCCGAATCAAAAGTCCAAACCAAGTGTATTCAGAAAAGACCATAGAATCACAAAGTCCAGATTGAAAAATGTGCTGAGGAGTTATTAAAAGTATGTTTAATGGACACACAGGAGTAATGAGTTGGAGATAAGTTCGGTAAGAAACTGCTTTGAATATTGGATTTTCTTGATGGATTGGGAATGTGTTTAGGGGAATAAAGTTTGGTCATGGGAGGAAAACTGCTTAATTACTAAGACACCTTAGGAGTTAGTAACAATGTTGCTCATTCTAGGTTTTGCAAATGACTTCCTTTGTAGTGGGGGTATGTATAGGCATTTTATCTGTATCACCCAGAGGTGGTTTTTCGTTTTAAATTCTGTATTAACGGTTGTTTTCTTTCCAGACTGCAAAATTCAAAATGGGGCTCAAGGTATTCGTTTCATCTACACCAGAGAAGGCAGACCGAGTGGAGAGGCTTTTGTTGAACTTGAATCAGAAGATGAAGTCAAATTGGCCctgaaaaaagacagagaaactatGGGACACAGATATGTTGAAGGTTTGATTTACGTTGCCCTAGTAacagtaaataaaacattaaacaaaatagaaatctatCTTACCCCTTCTGAATTTTAGGTATTTGACCGCATGGAAATGGTCATCTAAGAGTTTATGGCAGCTCTTCCTAGATTATCTAAAGACCCAGGAAGTCTGAACATTGTTCTATAACTTTCCGAAGTTGACTAATTCTAAGCACCTCTTTCAGTATTCAAGTCAAACAACGTTGAAATGGATTGGGTGTTGAAGCATACTGGTCCAAATAGTCCTGACACGGCCAATGATGGCTTTGTACGGCTTAGAGGACTCCCCTTTGGATGTAGCAAGGAAGAAATTGTTCAGTTCTTCTCAGGTATGTAGTCGTGTTTGTTGTTGAGCAGTGAGTTCTGGCTAGCAGCTGGCAACATGTGATTGAATAGACTTAAAAGTTGAGAAGCTTAGGTATTTAAATAGGTTGTGAGTATATGCagatgttttcttcttcctggagACCGTCAAATAATTTAAGCCCATCTTAAAGGTGGATTTAAGCCCATCTTAAAGGTGGATTAATTATTTCCAAAATGCTAACTTTGCTTATATTTAGTATTGTAGTTCAGAGTAGATCTTTGAGGATTGTCCTCAACAACTTAACTACTTTCCTCACATTGCTGTTCAGCAAAATGCTTCACCTTAAAGGTAAGATCCCTTCACATTAGATTAGTGTGTTAGGCTGCTGTAATTTATGGCAGGAGTCTGTATTGTAAGACACAGTAGGTCCTGGGGCCAGAAATGTCTCTAATAGTCTCATTCTGTTTATGCAAGAGAAAATAGGGAAACAATTAGCTCTAGCCAGGGAATTAAACTTACTGAAAGGAAGTGTAGGTTGAATGTAGTCTTAGTATCTGAAGTACAGAAACTGTTTTGAAATTGTTTTGGGCCTAAAGTATTTGAATGTTTAGCAGAATGTTAGagcatatattttaagtattgttGCTTAATATTCTTGATGTTATAAATTGGAATTAACAAATCCTTTCATGGTTTAGTGTAGTATGTATTAAAATTTTGACTATTAGATATGTATCAAGTCCTAATGTTTTGCCAGAATTTTTGAAATCAAgtctatttttactgtttttgtcTAAATTGGTGAGAATTGAATGCTATCTGTCAACATCGTTAAATATGAACATAATTTCATATCTTCTAGGAAAGTGCTTTAAGTCCTTTTTGTAAGCTTGGGAATGTATCCACGGAAAGGATTTTTCATAGACGGAATTTCCAGAAGTGAATCATACTACTATTAGAGAATAAGAGTGCATGATTGTGCTGTGTTAGATCAGTTGTTTGTTGAAAGCTTAGATTGTATGTTTGTCAATTGTATGACTAAGCAATGTTTCaatttgtatataaaatgtttaaatatgtaattttttaaaactgaagttccACTAactttaaaacattgaaaaatatgaaatgagGTAAAAGGTGTATCTTTGAATTTAGCAAAACTATTGTATTTAATGCTTGAAAATGTGTATAATTCTTGTATAATTCAACATTAAGTTGCATAGATAAATAAGTGTTCTTAATTGTTGAATTCTTAATGCATCCTGTGTTCAAAGTGTTTTCTTGTATACCATGTCATGGGATGTGTTAAGAATTGAGTTATAGTTTGTAATAATGGAACTTCATATTACTGCAATGCTTTTTTAAAGAGTACTTGTTGAAAGCATACCATTCACCTAAAGTTAAAATTCTGGTTTATTTAAAGCTATAAGAAGAATCATTTCTGGGCTTGTGATGTTAATATTGCCCCCCTACTGGGGTTATTTGTCCTTGGGTTGAAGGGTTGGAAATCGTGCCAAATGGGATAACATTGCCGGTGGACTTCCAGGGGAGGAGTACGGGGGAGGCCTTCGTGCAGTTTGCTTCACAGGAAATAGCTGAAAAGGCTCTaaagaaacacaaggaaagaatAGGGCACAGGTGGGGATGGATGGTTGGTTGGATTTGTCACTTTTCTTATGGTAAACAATTAAATCCATATTCTCTCTGCTTAGAGTCAAGGGAAAAAATCTGATTTCAGAGTCTATTTGATATTTTGCCACAATTTTCAAACTTTTCCAGTGTCAAAAGTCTGATAGTACTTTCGGATTAAATTTTAGATTTTGAAATTGTCCCCAGTTAATTTGATCTACTTCACAATTTAGTAAGATTCCTAAGTAACCCCAGTCAGTGGAGTTGAGAGACTatggttttaaaaatgttaatgcaAACCTGGCTTTAGCTGTAATAACACCCACCTAGTAAATTAATATTACCATAAGAAAATGTGATACTTTCTGATCTTGTTTTTAAAGTTGAAATGCAACAAACTTTTTCTTGCTGTATAAATATTCTGCATATGTATTAATAAGCATAGCTTTCAAGAAATTGTCACAAAAGGTTTTATATTCTCTTTGCTTGTGACTATTTTTCATTGAAGCATGCGCTTACCTATGCTGATTCCTACTAAAAGCATAGGCTGGGGAATTTATTGGCGGAAGGATATGTGTAGTGTGGGCTAGACTGTTGGTGGAGGCTGGCTTTTTAGCCCACTTGCTATACATGATGCCAATGGATTTAAGACATGAAATGTTGAAAGTTGAGTGGAATTCTTTCCCTCCTGACACATTTACAGTACTCCTCTCTACCCCTAAGGTTGGGCGCTCTGCCTCAGAGGAGGATGTTTTTCTCCTATAAAGTTTACATTAAATCTTAAAATTGAGTGAATTTCTGGTCATTGCCTATGCAAATATAAGAAATCTGGCTTTAAATATTAGTCAGTTTCATGGCTATGACTTCATTGTTTTCTTGTGTAACTAAATACCTGTATGAAATGAACTAatgttttctctcccttccccacctcccttcctcaCGAACAATGCTTTAGGTATATCGAAATCTTTAAGAGCAGTCGAGCTGAAGTTAGAACTCACTATGATCCACCACGAAAACTTATGGCCATGCAGCGACCAGGTCCCTATGACAGACCTGGGGCTGGCAGAGGGTACAACAGCATTGGACGAGGCGCGGGCTTTGAAAGGATGAGGCGTGGGGCTTACGGTGGAGGTAGGTAGACTGTGCGCGTGTCGTGAGGTCTGTTCTTTGTGAGTGTTTTCATGTGGTGATAgtcctttttgtcttttcaggTTATGGAGGCTATGATGATTATAATGGCTATAATGATGGCTATGGATTTGGGTCAGATAGATTCGGAAGAGGTAAGGTAAGAATTGAATTTCTCTTCTGAGGGATACTTACACTCTTGTTCATCTAGACCTCAATTACTGTTTTTCAGGAATGTCTGATCACAGATACGGGGATGGTGGCTCTACTTTCCAGAGCACAACAGGACACTGTGTACACATGCGGGGATTGCCTTACAGAGCCACTGAGAATGACATTTATAATGTAAGTGGAGGATGGGTTGGTGCATTGTCTATTTCAGTATAGCGGTAAAAACGTGGTGGTTCTAAAAGTGAAGCAGCATGTTAGAATTTTGCTTCTTGTAACAAGGTTTGATTTTGATTCTTTGAAATACCTTGTATTTAGTTTTTCTCACCACTCAACCCTGTGAGAGTACATATTGAAATTGGTCCTGATGGCAGAGTAACTGGTGAAGCAGATGTCGAGTTTGCAACTCACGAAGATGCTGTGGCAGCTATGTCGAAAGACAAAGCGAATATGCGTAAGTGTGATCTAAGGATTTTGGGGTCTCTCTACAGGTAGTGTGACTAATGATTATAGAGGAATACTGAGGATGTGAAAATTTTTGATCCAGTGATAGGGGTCTGTGgatctttaaaaagttaatttgatAAGAACACTGACTTAAGGTATATGCTTGATTGACAGACTTAAGCTGTTTAGATGAATGCTTGACTGCTTTTTAAAACCTGCATGAATTAAATCACCTGAGAACAAGCAGCTAGGATTTTTATACTAAAAGTAATAAGTTCGCAGATCTACttaaaagaacttaaaaagagcttatttttctttaaccaacaaatgttttcaaactttttttttctcatttcagaaCACAGATATGTAGAACTCTTCTTGAATTCTACAGCAGGAGCAAGCGGTGGTGCTTACGGTAGCCAAATgctaggaggcatgggtttgtgTAAATATCACtttagtgtcttttttttaagCTAACCTTGTATGCCTTTTCTCTCATTTCAGAACACAGATATGTAGAACTCTTCTTGAATTCTACAGCAGGAGCAAGCGGTGGTGCTTATGGTAGCCAAATGATGGGAGGCATGGGCTTGTGTAAATATcgttagtttttttaaaaaccaaaacatttatATCTATATAAGTGAATTTATATAAGTTAAGTTATTTATAAGGGGTTTAGCAAAATTTAGGcaaagaaaagtttttatttgaatagtatgcttttttaaatgtctgtgagttacataaaatgcttagaatagaTAAGTTGGTTTGAAGTACTTTTGGGGGAGGGGCCTGTAGAAAGAAATTAGTTGTAAGTATGAAGTataagcctaaaatatttagcaaaaaaGCACAGGATCAAACTAAATGGTTGGGCTTAATTAGGTGTTCAGGGATACCTGTGTATTGAAACACCCTTATTATATGGAACCATGGGGGGAGATCCCATTAAATCCAATTACGCAGTTTCATAAGGTGTGGTCAGAATGCCTCTACTTAAGGGAATGTGGATTCAGTCCTGCTATGTATGCTTTGGGCCTTGTGGTTTTTAAGTGTTTGACTAGCTCATACGATGGATAGAAAGGTAGTCTGGTCATAGGCAGTAGGCAGAAGGTGGTACAGCAGGCTCTAGTGATACTAAGAtcaagactggaagaaaatagatTTAGAATTACAAGCCGGGTACCACCAGGTACCACATTACATAAGAAACAGGGTTCTAATGTTGTCTTAACTTAACAGCAAACCAGTCCAGTTACGGTGGCCCGGCTAGCCAGCAGCTGAGCGGTGGCTATGGAGGCGGCTATGGGGGCCAGAGCAGCATGAGTGGATACGGtaagtgttcttttttaaatatacttagaATAAGTTTAAGGCAGGTTTCTTTAGTTGGGAATGTTCAGGCTCCTTTTTTGGTAAAATTGGGTTATTAAATGTATGTTCTTGATCCtaatataaatattcaaatagTTTAATTTTCAGAATCAATCATTGGGAGGGGGAAGTATTCTGTGAATTCAAAATAGTCAATATTGCAACTTTGAATAACGTTGAGCCAGAAAACATCTGCCTCCGTTTGTTAAAACATTaaagtctttctctttttctgtctttttgttaGCAGTAAATCCATGTTAGATGGAGGGAAAATTTAGACTGGTGGTTGGGTTCAAGACCGTATTTACTAGTCAGTTAACCTAGGATTggttttattaattaattttttcagttGGTCTAAAGAATGGTGATTTTGGTATTATAGTCTTACCCTACAAAATCCTTTTGCAGACCAAGTTTTACAGGAAAACTCCAGTGATTTTCAATCAAACATTGCATaggtaaatattttctcaaaaaatataatttaaattcccAATAGCAAATATTGATATGTTGTAATAACACTTTCTATAGCAGTCAATGGCTCTTATTTAACTCCATGGAGGCTGCCATCTTGGGCACAGTGAGTTGCCTTTAGTCCAACCTTGTCTCACTTCCTGCCCACCAtgaataggaaaagcaagagattgCCCCTGTGCTCCCTATTCATACATGCCATTCGATGGACACATTGTGAATGTTtatggtaaattttttttaaaatgctttgtttagctttaaaaacGACATGAAGTAATTTTGCAATTTTTGAAAAACACTAGttttcctttaaacttttttCAACGTTGATCCTGAAGCATCCAAGTAAATGGTAGCACAAGAGTCTGGCAAGTTGGTACTGCAGAGAAAAGGggtttattgagacttgtttggAGTCGGGAGTCCCTTTTCCCAAACATGCTTCTCGCCACTTGGACAGCAGCCATTTGTACTCgtatactttttaaactttttttggaATGCTATATTTTAGTTGACTGCTAATCTGATGCTTATCCTGACTTGTCAAATTGGTCTCTTTGCAGGCAGCCAAGGAGCAGTGAGCAGCAGCTACTACAGTAGCGGAAGCCGAGCATCTGTGGGAGTGAACGGAATGGGAGGGATGTCTAGCATGTCCAGTATGAGTGGTGGATGGGGAGTGTAACTGGCCCTGGTCACTGACTCTTggtcaacatttttttaaagaaaaacttaagtTTTAACAGTTTTGCAATACAAGCTTGTGATTTATGCTTACTCTAAGTGGAAATCAGGATTGTTTTAAAGACTTAAGGTTCAGTATTTTTGAACACACATTCATCTAGGATGTAACAACTAGGTTGAGCGAACTATTACTGTTAAATAATTTTCAGCTTTTCTCAAGTTAGTTCTATTGTAGGATGTACTTAAGCAGTAAGTGTATTTAGGTTAAAGCAGTTGAATTATGTTAAATGTTGCTCTTACATCACATTACATTGAACACTGTCTGGATGCATGTTGAAAGACATGCTTTTTTTTTGTAAAACTCAATATAGGAGCTGTGTCTACAATTAAAAGTGAAACATTTGGCATGTTTGTTAATTCTAGTTTCATTTAATAACCTCTATGGCACGTAAGTTTAagcttttttttaagttaatgggGGAAATTTGACACGCAATACCAATACTTTAGGATTTTGGTCTTGGTGTTTGTATGAAATTCTGAGGCCTTGATTTAAATTTTCCATTGTATTGTGATTTTCCTTTCAGGTGTATTGCGCTAAGTGAAACTTGTCGAATAAACCTTCCTTTTAGAAACTGCACTTTGTCTGGTCTGTGCTTCAGGGTCATGTGGACTGTTTCTTGGTGCTTTCTTGCTGCCTGGGGCGTAGGTGAACAGTGGCCTGCCTCTctggctgtggcacacaggcttggcaGTTGTGGCTGTTGTGGAGATGTCTTCAGACTTTTCCTTCCAGTACAACTGAAGGTAAATTAAGCTTTGGGATCCTGTGGAAGGTCGGTATGTTTGGCCTGGCTGCACAGGATGCGATCTGAATTGCCTTTGACTTGCTAAGCACTTGCACAAGGGCAAGGGGGAGGCAGAAGTGTCTTCTGTTATGCTCTGCATGTCTGTGGAAGCCTTAGCATGGCTTAGTAAGTGCCAGAGGCAATCTTGTGGCGTCTTTTGAATTTTGCTCCTTCTAGAAGGAGCTAGCTCATAGAGGACTTTGAAATGAgattcagttttttgtttttgcttcgcTCCTCAAAATCAAGTCTGCTTAGGAGCAAAATTACTTTATAAAGTATGAAGCTATCAAGTACTGAGAACAAATGATTAGTTTTAACTCTAATTGAAATCTTTATCCATAGGTAAAACTCAGTGTCATTTGCTAGGAAGGTAGTAAGCAATACAGATATAGTTCTAGAATTACCTTCAGACACTTAACACTGGGAATTTGGGAATTGCCGCTCATTCATCATCCCCCTAATGTAAACTGTTTGCTGCATGGAGGTTAGAATTCAGAATTGGAGCTGTGAACAAAGGCTTGTGCTGTTCAAAGCCATTTTTATTTGCTGACAGTGCTGAAGGGGGTGGTTAGTACGGTGAATGTAGAAAAACTGCTTAGAATGAGAGCATTTCTTGACGATTGCAGTTGGCAGCGCTGCACAGAGATACACTGAAGTACTCTGCGTATCCTCTTGCCCTTCCACGTGCTCTGAAAACGGGGTGCATACCTTCAGTTGGGTTGGGGATACAGAAGTACTCTAATGTTTATAAATTGTCTTCTGCAGGCTTGGAGAGAATTTTCTGGGGGTGCACTGCTCTAAACCTAGTAATGCCCTTGAGATCTTTACTTGGTCTGTGTCCGGGGAAATCAGGCACAAGGAGTGTTCTTCATCTTCCCTAGTCctttagtttttggttttttaacaAGGAACATCTTTGTTGAAACTTGAAAAAATGCCTAGAAACATTGTGTTTGTTTGAAACACTGTACTCCATGGACCAGCATCTTCACCTGGGAGTTAGGAATGGTCAGTCTCCAAACTTGGTGTCATTTATCATGACCCTTACCCCTCCACAATCTCTATTTAAGCTGGAGAAACACTGCCTTTTATCTGTCCCTTGTTTGCCCAAGTAAGGGAAAGTTTGCCAAACCAGAAACTCAGGGTTCCAAAGTTCAGTTACATAATGGATGTCTTAAATTTTTCTCCATGCAGCTAGATATTTAGTGTCCGGCACAAGCACCCTTTGTGAATGGTGCTTGGGgcatgggggcaggggcaggtttAAGAAATCAGGATGATAAAGTGAGGTAGTGGTGGGAACTGTCAGAACTGTCTTGAAGCAGGAAGGTATCCTGTTCCCCTTCTGTGTGCAGATGAGACAGGCTGAGAAGTGACTTAACCTAAGGCTCCTCAGCAAGTTGGAGTAAAAATTGGGCACACTGCAAACAAGGTACAGATCTAATGCTAGACCAGTTGGCAGACGTGTGGTATGTGAACTTGGAGAAAGTTGGGCCCTGAATGAGGATAAGAAAGCTGCTCAGACTAGGTTAGGGAAGAGGAGAAAGTCCCTTTTTGCTGCCATGTGCTTCCTTAAATAGGACTAAAAAAATCTGCACTTTGGAATGAATGTAGCTTTGAAGCAGGGCACACGGTTTTGGAGGCTGGTCACACAGATCTGGGACCTAACGTCACCGAATCTTCCATGTTTCCCATCCATAACAGTGTATTTAGGTCAGCGGATGTGGAATCGGCTAGGCTGTGGGTGTGCCTTGTGCTAAGACAGAGtacagaaggaagagagagcCAGGCTCTCAAGCAGAAGCTGGACAGCCAAGGTCAGAACACTGGTGGGAGATGGACACTGAAAAGAGGCCTTGCCTACAGATGGGCTGACCTGGTTGTGTTACAGTGCTTGTTAAACTTCTGTAACCTGAATATTCAAGGCCATTAACTGGTGGAGGGAagttaggggtgtgtgtgtgtgtaccctgAAATCCAAAATGACTGCCTGGCAGGTGTTTTTCTATGGGTGCCTCCATCTGTAATTAACTACACTAACTCCCTATTAGAGAAGGGAAGACATTCTGAGCTTTGGTGAGATACTTCCTCTAGGCCTGTTGATGAACTTTAACAGCTCAGCTTGTCCTTTATTCATCTGGGCAGCAGCCTGCACCCCAGAACCCAGCAAGCTCAGGCCTCTACCTCAGATGCGGCCACCCTCACTGAGGGCCTCTAGTCCTGAAACGGGGCTTGCTCTGGGCATCCTGTGAGGCTGACATAAGCTTCCTTATTTATaccagaatgaaaaataaacagttttattgCAGGGCTAATGATGGATATTCACAAGGGTATGAATTCTTGACTCTGAAGCAGGGGAAAGCGCGCTGGAGTAGGAGCGAGGAAAAGGACCTGATTACTACAACTAGCTGGGCTGCTGCAAAAGAGGTTAATTCTTTGGAAATTGAAAAACGATAATAGCAAAATCATGAAGTTACATCTGAACCAAAGCCGGTGCTGTCAAGTGAGAGTTTCAATCCAGAGGAGTTGATTCTGTATAGCTTGGAAAGGAGAGGCCTGTGTAGCTTCCAGTCCTGCGTGCTGCGTTCCAGAGGGCCAGCAGCTCAGCTTGGGAACCAACCTTCCAAGTCCCGGACCAACTCAAGACCCAGAGAGTTTGGCACTGTTCTGAGGCTGCCCACAGGCATGAAGGTAGGCTGGCAGCTGGTCTGGAAGGCAGGCCCTGCGGAGGCCCCTGCCTTAGGAGCTGGTGGAGGAGGAGCACCGCTGAAGGAGCAGGGTGTGGCAGCTGTCGCACACGCGGACTGGTCTCGGGTAGGAGGGCAGGGCCAGCTCATTGCTGGAGCACGCGTTGCAGAAGATGTGGCCGCAGTTCCGGCAGTGGTGCTGGAGGGTGAAAAGCGGCAGTTACCGACTGCTGTGCTGCCTGGGCCTGCACACCCACTCTAGCTGACCAACCTTTAAAGCTTAATATGCTACaatccctcctccagaggcttgTATCATTTTGAAAGGGGGTTCTTCAAGACCTCATGTTTCCACATTTCTGTTCCTGTAAAATCCGGAGTGTTGGAGGGGGTGTCCAATGGCATGAGTAaggttctttttctttgtgtttattggACTTGACAACTCTCAGTGAGTTGGTAGTCAGTGATCCTTCAAGTGCCTGGGTATGTTCCCTGTAATTGCTGCATTCCACGGTGGTGACCCAAGGTTTCTTTAGCCAGccactcatgctgctgctgctgagtcgcttcaggtgtgtccgactctgtgcgaccccatagacggcagcccaccaggctcccccgtccctgggattctccaggcaagaacgctggagtgggttgccatttccttctccaatgcatgaaaatgaaaagtgaaaatgaagttgctcagtcgtgtccgactctcagcgatcccgtggactgcagcctaccaggctcctctgtccatgggattttccaggcaagagaactgcagtggggtgccattgccttctccaagccacTCATGAGAAGTCCTTTAATAAAGGCTCTCTATTTTGTGTGGCATCTGTATCTTGCCCTGCCCAACTGGTCAATCAAGGCCTGGTCAACCTTGGACTGAAAGCTGGGTCCAAGGTCACGTGTTCCTGGAACCTGAAGGTGGGCTACCCAGGTGGAGGCAGATTCACTGGACGCAAGTGCCCTGCCCAGATTGCCACCGGGAGGCCTGTCTTAAGACTAACTGCCCATAGGTTCCCTATAGATTCTGGTTTTGCCTAACTAGATTTTGGTCCTATTGCTCTCAAAGAATTTTCagcttatatacacacacacctagaCCACTTCTGCAAACAAGCAGCCCCAACTCCCAAATTACTTACAGGACTGTGGTGG
Proteins encoded in this window:
- the HNRNPH1 gene encoding heterogeneous nuclear ribonucleoprotein H isoform X3; amino-acid sequence: MLLILGFANDFLCSGGMYRHFICITQRWFFVLNSVLTVVFFPDCKIQNGAQGIRFIYTREGRPSGEAFVELESEDEVKLALKKDRETMGHRYVEVFKSNNVEMDWVLKHTGPNSPDTANDGFVRLRGLPFGCSKEEIVQFFSGLEIVPNGITLPVDFQGRSTGEAFVQFASQEIAEKALKKHKERIGHRYIEIFKSSRAEVRTHYDPPRKLMAMQRPGPYDRPGAGRGYNSIGRGAGFERMRRGAYGGGYGGYDDYNGYNDGYGFGSDRFGRDLNYCFSGMSDHRYGDGGSTFQSTTGHCVHMRGLPYRATENDIYNFFSPLNPVRVHIEIGPDGRVTGEADVEFATHEDAVAAMSKDKANMQHRYVELFLNSTAGASGGAYGSQMLGGMGLSNQSSYGGPASQQLSGGYGGGYGGQSSMSGYGSQGAVSSSYYSSGSRASVGVNGMGGMSSMSSMSGGWGV
- the HNRNPH1 gene encoding heterogeneous nuclear ribonucleoprotein H isoform X4; translated protein: MLLILGFANDFLCSGGMYRHFICITQRWFFVLNSVLTVVFFPDCKIQNGAQGIRFIYTREGRPSGEAFVELESEDEVKLALKKDRETMGHRYVEVFKSNNVEMDWVLKHTGPNSPDTANDGFVRLRGLPFGCSKEEIVQFFSGLEIVPNGITLPVDFQGRSTGEAFVQFASQEIAEKALKKHKERIGHRYIEIFKSSRAEVRTHYDPPRKLMAMQRPGPYDRPGAGRGYNSIGRGAGFERMRRGAYGGGYGGYDDYNGYNDGYGFGSDRFGRDLNYCFSGMSDHRYGDGGSTFQSTTGHCVHMRGLPYRATENDIYNFFSPLNPVRVHIEIGPDGRVTGEADVEFATHEDAVAAMSKDKANMQHRYVELFLNSTAGASGGAYEHRYVELFLNSTAGASGGAYGSQMMGGMGLSNQSSYGGPASQQLSGGYGGGYGGQSSMSGYDQVLQENSSDFQSNIA
- the HNRNPH1 gene encoding heterogeneous nuclear ribonucleoprotein H isoform X7, which gives rise to MLLILGFANDFLCSGGMYRHFICITQRWFFVLNSVLTVVFFPDCKIQNGAQGIRFIYTREGRPSGEAFVELESEDEVKLALKKDRETMGHRYVEVFKSNNVEMDWVLKHTGPNSPDTANDGFVRLRGLPFGCSKEEIVQFFSGLEIVPNGITLPVDFQGRSTGEAFVQFASQEIAEKALKKHKERIGHRYIEIFKSSRAEVRTHYDPPRKLMAMQRPGPYDRPGAGRGYNSIGRGAGFERMRRGAYGGGYGGYDDYNGYNDGYGFGSDRFGRDLNYCFSGMSDHRYGDGGSTFQSTTGHCVHMRGLPYRATENDIYNFFSPLNPVRVHIEIGPDGRVTGEADVEFATHEDAVAAMSKDKANMQHRYVELFLNSTAGASGGAYGSQMLGGMGLSNQSSYGGPASQQLSGGYGGGYGGQSSMSGYDQVLQENSSDFQSNIA
- the HNRNPH1 gene encoding heterogeneous nuclear ribonucleoprotein H isoform X9, with translation MAMQRPGPYDRPGAGRGYNSIGRGAGFERMRRGAYGGGYGGYDDYNGYNDGYGFGSDRFGRDLNYCFSGMSDHRYGDGGSTFQSTTGHCVHMRGLPYRATENDIYNFFSPLNPVRVHIEIGPDGRVTGEADVEFATHEDAVAAMSKDKANMQHRYVELFLNSTAGASGGAYEHRYVELFLNSTAGASGGAYGSQMMGGMGLSNQSSYGGPASQQLSGGYGGGYGGQSSMSGYGSQGAVSSSYYSSGSRASVGVNGMGGMSSMSSMSGGWGV